A region of Acidobacteriota bacterium DNA encodes the following proteins:
- a CDS encoding SelB C-terminal domain-containing protein: MMKPTRVFDALLDIPMDISGEVAAIRIGGKRIRAELAVYGPASKGSVFVQVAVSPPVTTAWGDAFEIEDAGRNHLGSGAVLHPFPPEFKKADIEKKLPLLRLLAGDAAQMLQALAEEKGIRGLNDEEWAGMTRLGPEKRQAAALEIESRGLIRILSFEPLHVISQPAFEFLCRRIETFLSRFHGDNPGLRGLDPEKIRDRFKLSRLVLRLALGWLRKEGKIVNVPGGVALAGFEMALTPEEERILRELEKTAFRGEFDPAAREEIRRTFRIGDARLDFLMSVLVERKKIVEGFDGFYVHARWLDELTERLKKSGRREITVADFKELTGLSRKYAIPLLELLDRIGVTRRTGNTRHLL; the protein is encoded by the coding sequence ATGATGAAACCGACGCGGGTTTTTGATGCGCTTCTCGATATTCCGATGGACATTAGCGGAGAGGTTGCGGCGATTCGGATCGGAGGCAAAAGAATTCGGGCCGAGCTCGCCGTCTATGGTCCCGCCTCGAAAGGGTCTGTTTTCGTTCAGGTTGCCGTGTCGCCGCCGGTCACAACGGCTTGGGGGGACGCCTTTGAAATTGAGGATGCCGGAAGAAATCATTTGGGAAGCGGCGCCGTCCTGCATCCTTTTCCACCCGAATTCAAAAAAGCCGATATTGAAAAAAAACTTCCTCTGCTCCGGCTTCTGGCCGGAGATGCCGCTCAGATGCTTCAGGCGCTGGCTGAGGAAAAGGGCATCCGCGGTCTGAACGATGAAGAATGGGCCGGCATGACCCGGCTCGGACCGGAAAAACGCCAGGCGGCGGCGCTTGAAATCGAGAGCCGGGGACTCATTCGAATTTTGTCGTTTGAACCGCTTCATGTCATCTCTCAGCCCGCCTTCGAGTTTCTCTGCCGGAGAATCGAGACGTTCCTTTCCCGCTTTCACGGGGACAACCCCGGGCTTCGCGGACTCGATCCCGAAAAGATCCGCGACAGATTCAAGTTGTCCCGCCTGGTGCTTCGGTTGGCTCTGGGGTGGCTGAGGAAAGAGGGCAAGATCGTGAATGTTCCCGGCGGAGTCGCTCTGGCCGGATTCGAAATGGCCCTGACGCCGGAGGAGGAGCGCATCCTTCGGGAATTGGAAAAGACGGCCTTCCGCGGCGAATTCGATCCCGCCGCCCGCGAGGAGATCCGGAGGACGTTTCGGATCGGGGATGCGCGTCTGGATTTCCTGATGTCCGTTCTCGTCGAGCGAAAAAAAATCGTCGAAGGGTTCGACGGGTTTTATGTTCACGCCCGTTGGCTGGATGAACTGACCGAGCGGCTGAAAAAATCCGGCCGCCGGGAAATCACCGTCGCCGACTTCAAGGAATTGACGGGTCTCAGCCGGAAATACGCCATCCCCCTGCTGGAACTTCTGGATCGCATCGGGGTTACGCGGCGCACCGGAAACACCCGCCACCTCCTTTAG
- the rnr gene encoding ribonuclease R: MEKRILTLLEKNPAGLEFQDILDGLRLKRREKNALRESLAVMEREKSLRRRGRLYLPVPRAAVVRGVFSAGPRGFGFVAPEDGGGDIFIPARFAAAAVTGDIVEVVRREAGRRGKPEGRIVKIARKTRKTLLGIYREKQGFPYLSAFDSASSEEIPLKSKGGLKPEEGMIIEADRASLKITEVLGRPDDPGVDTETVIRKFDLPAAFPADVVGESESARSDPPVADGKTRRDFTNWMTVTIDGEDARDFDDAVSWTPREGGGCLLGIHIADVSFYVGTGTALDREAFRRGTSVYFPDSTLPMLPEKLSNDLCSLRPRRVRPALSALMEIDENGRVGRTEFCASLIRTSARLTYTAVAAVFDGDEAESSRLGDIVPHLLAMRDLARKMRDRRRENGSLDFDLDEPELIYRGGVLQAVAAAERNEAHRLIEEFMIAANVAAASFLSEKGYSLLYRVHPAPAPESLEKLRELLSGFSVSLPAAETATSGSLQAVLDRFRGRPEEKFIGVQVLRAMKPAVYSEKNSGHFGLALSEYAHFTSPIRRYPDLVVHRIMKRALAGKKPEKLPLDVWALHCSERERTAAEAEKTLLQWRILRFLKTRLGDEFNGIIVDINRAGLVVELEDYFVDGLMPFSALGGDYYRRQDSRTLKGRRGGVIFQVGRKIRVSLLACDPVLRRMEFGLADEPEDL, from the coding sequence ATGGAAAAACGCATTCTGACGCTTCTCGAAAAGAATCCCGCCGGGCTCGAGTTCCAGGACATCCTGGACGGGCTCCGCTTGAAGAGGCGGGAAAAAAACGCTCTGCGGGAGTCCCTGGCCGTCATGGAAAGGGAAAAATCCCTCCGCCGCCGAGGGCGGCTCTATCTCCCCGTCCCCCGGGCGGCCGTCGTGCGCGGGGTTTTCTCCGCCGGGCCGCGGGGATTCGGTTTTGTTGCGCCGGAGGACGGCGGCGGCGACATCTTCATTCCCGCCCGGTTCGCCGCCGCGGCCGTCACCGGCGACATCGTCGAGGTCGTCCGCCGCGAGGCGGGGCGACGGGGAAAGCCCGAAGGGCGCATTGTGAAAATCGCGCGAAAAACGCGAAAAACGCTTCTCGGAATTTATCGGGAAAAGCAGGGATTCCCCTATCTTTCCGCCTTCGACAGCGCCTCTTCCGAGGAAATCCCGCTCAAATCCAAAGGCGGATTGAAGCCCGAAGAGGGGATGATCATCGAAGCCGACCGAGCCTCGCTGAAAATTACGGAGGTTCTCGGCCGGCCCGATGATCCGGGCGTCGACACGGAAACCGTCATCCGCAAGTTCGATCTGCCCGCCGCATTTCCCGCCGATGTCGTCGGGGAAAGCGAATCCGCGCGAAGCGATCCCCCCGTCGCCGACGGAAAGACCCGAAGAGATTTCACGAATTGGATGACCGTGACCATCGATGGGGAGGATGCCAGGGATTTCGATGATGCCGTCAGTTGGACTCCCCGGGAAGGCGGGGGTTGTCTTCTGGGGATTCATATCGCCGACGTCTCTTTCTATGTCGGAACGGGGACGGCTTTGGACCGGGAGGCTTTCCGGCGGGGGACAAGCGTCTATTTTCCGGATTCGACGCTTCCCATGCTACCTGAAAAGTTGTCCAACGATCTCTGTTCCCTGCGGCCCCGACGGGTCCGGCCGGCTCTGAGCGCGCTCATGGAAATCGATGAAAACGGTCGTGTGGGTCGAACCGAGTTTTGCGCCTCATTGATCCGGACGTCCGCCCGCCTGACATATACGGCCGTCGCAGCCGTTTTCGACGGCGATGAGGCGGAATCCTCAAGGCTTGGAGACATCGTCCCCCATCTTCTCGCCATGCGCGACCTGGCCCGGAAAATGAGGGATCGGCGCCGGGAAAACGGCAGCCTGGATTTCGATCTCGATGAGCCCGAGCTGATTTACCGCGGCGGGGTGCTCCAGGCTGTTGCCGCGGCCGAACGGAACGAGGCCCATCGACTCATTGAGGAATTCATGATCGCCGCGAACGTGGCCGCGGCATCTTTTCTCTCGGAAAAGGGATATTCTCTTCTCTATCGGGTTCATCCGGCGCCGGCTCCGGAGAGCCTGGAGAAGCTTAGAGAACTGCTTTCGGGATTCAGTGTGTCTTTGCCCGCCGCCGAAACGGCGACCTCCGGCAGCCTGCAGGCCGTTTTGGACAGGTTCCGGGGCCGGCCCGAGGAAAAATTCATCGGTGTTCAGGTTCTGCGGGCGATGAAGCCGGCCGTTTATTCAGAAAAAAACAGCGGTCATTTCGGGTTGGCCCTTTCCGAATATGCGCATTTCACCTCGCCCATCAGGAGGTATCCCGACCTTGTCGTGCACCGCATCATGAAGCGGGCCCTGGCCGGAAAAAAGCCGGAAAAGCTCCCTCTGGACGTGTGGGCGCTTCACTGTTCGGAAAGAGAGCGCACAGCCGCCGAAGCGGAGAAGACTCTGCTTCAGTGGAGGATCCTCCGGTTTCTCAAGACCCGCCTGGGCGATGAATTCAACGGGATTATCGTGGACATCAATCGGGCGGGACTGGTTGTTGAGCTTGAGGATTATTTTGTGGACGGACTCATGCCCTTCTCGGCTTTGGGAGGGGATTATTACCGCCGGCAGGATTCCCGGACGCTCAAGGGCCGGAGAGGGGGCGTGATCTTCCAGGTCGGCCGGAAAATCCGGGTCTCTCTTCTGGCGTGTGATCCCGTTCTGCGCCGCATGGAATTCGGATTGGCCGATGAGCCGGAGGATCTATGA
- a CDS encoding type III pantothenate kinase, producing MLLAFDIGNTTVAVGLFRGRDLIKDWKIASDKEKTSDEYEAVLQTLFRFGGLDPKDINGVIISSVVPPLTPVFQEIGKNVFGCRALVVGPGLKTGMPILYEAPLEVGADRITASIAAYEKYGGPCIILDFGTATTFDVVSGRGEYLGGAIAPGIRIAAEALYLKTARLPRIEIRKPRRAIGRTTVASMQSGLYHGYVGLVTHTIAEIRKELGSEAKVVCTGGFGGEIVGEIRDIDAHDPHLVLEGLRIVYERNRTAGPGNGNDDPSG from the coding sequence ATGCTTTTAGCCTTCGATATAGGAAACACGACTGTGGCCGTCGGCCTTTTCCGGGGCCGCGATTTGATCAAGGACTGGAAAATCGCCTCCGATAAGGAGAAAACCAGCGACGAATACGAAGCCGTCCTGCAAACGTTGTTTCGGTTCGGGGGGCTGGATCCCAAGGACATCAACGGGGTCATCATTTCCAGCGTCGTCCCGCCGTTGACGCCGGTTTTCCAGGAGATCGGAAAGAACGTTTTCGGCTGCCGGGCTCTGGTGGTCGGCCCCGGATTGAAGACCGGCATGCCGATTCTTTATGAAGCGCCCCTTGAGGTCGGCGCCGACCGGATCACGGCGTCCATCGCGGCCTATGAGAAGTACGGAGGACCGTGCATCATTCTCGATTTCGGCACGGCCACGACATTTGATGTGGTCTCGGGCCGGGGCGAATATCTCGGCGGGGCCATCGCTCCCGGAATTCGAATCGCCGCCGAAGCCCTGTATCTGAAAACGGCCCGGCTTCCCCGGATCGAGATCCGGAAACCCCGCCGGGCGATCGGGCGGACGACGGTGGCCAGCATGCAATCGGGTCTTTACCACGGCTATGTCGGGCTTGTGACGCACACGATTGCCGAGATCCGGAAAGAGCTGGGATCGGAGGCCAAGGTCGTCTGCACCGGCGGATTCGGCGGCGAAATCGTGGGCGAAATCCGGGATATCGATGCTCACGATCCCCATCTGGTGCTCGAAGGTCTTCGTATCGTCTATGAAAGAAACCGAACAGCGGGGCCGGGGAACGGCAATGACGATCCGAGCGGCTGA
- a CDS encoding biotin--[acetyl-CoA-carboxylase] ligase yields the protein MTFGSLVYRYDRIASTNAVAGEAAAQGAPEGAAFIADEQTSGRGLRGRTWYSPPGKGLYVSFILRPDASLHPLIPLAGGLAARQAVLESSGIRTNLKWPNDILYKGAKLGGILAEAVFSGSDIQYAVLGIGLNIDHRAEDFPPELAGRALSLRMITESAPPRETVFFALCRALDDVFARLAAGEGEELVRAFQAEMTFQPGAPIRLSVPEGETAGTYQGLTARGGLIVSVKGDDRVFHSAEISAADG from the coding sequence ATGACCTTCGGATCCCTCGTTTATCGCTATGACCGCATCGCCTCGACGAACGCCGTCGCCGGAGAAGCCGCAGCCCAGGGGGCTCCGGAGGGGGCGGCCTTTATTGCCGACGAACAGACCTCCGGCCGCGGCCTCAGGGGACGGACCTGGTATTCCCCCCCCGGCAAAGGACTGTATGTTTCATTCATTCTCAGGCCCGACGCGTCCCTGCATCCTCTCATCCCTCTGGCCGGAGGCCTGGCCGCAAGGCAGGCGGTTCTCGAATCGTCGGGCATCCGGACAAACCTCAAATGGCCGAACGACATCCTCTACAAGGGGGCGAAGCTCGGCGGCATTCTCGCCGAAGCCGTATTTTCCGGTTCCGATATCCAATACGCCGTCCTCGGGATCGGCCTCAACATTGACCACCGGGCTGAGGATTTTCCGCCGGAACTGGCCGGACGGGCGCTGTCGTTGAGGATGATCACGGAATCGGCGCCGCCCAGGGAAACCGTGTTTTTTGCTCTGTGCCGGGCTCTCGATGATGTCTTCGCCCGGTTGGCCGCCGGAGAGGGGGAGGAATTGGTCCGGGCGTTTCAGGCTGAAATGACATTTCAACCGGGCGCGCCGATTCGTCTGTCCGTGCCCGAAGGCGAAACGGCGGGCACCTATCAGGGGCTGACGGCCCGGGGCGGCTTGATTGTTTCCGTCAAGGGGGATGACCGGGTTTTCCATTCGGCTGAAATCTCGGCCGCTGACGGATGA
- a CDS encoding response regulator: MLPYKVIVADPSPSTQKAVQAAFQYPLFEIVPCDNGTDLMETVVRTRPDALLVNLFLPGGDGRSMAQQIRGREEFKNLPIIFLRGAFEAFDVDDEETAGRAVVGKPFDSEKLAVDVRDMIDGAMTPPSLPEEPDFDEGKGPADLEQRILALIRQEIPALENRIEKRLSARRIIPDDPARRRRRG, translated from the coding sequence ATGTTGCCATATAAAGTTATTGTCGCCGATCCGAGTCCGTCGACGCAGAAGGCCGTTCAAGCGGCATTCCAATATCCCCTATTCGAAATTGTGCCGTGCGACAACGGAACGGACCTCATGGAAACCGTTGTCCGGACCCGTCCCGACGCGCTGTTGGTCAATCTCTTTCTTCCGGGGGGCGACGGCCGGTCCATGGCTCAGCAAATCCGGGGCCGGGAGGAATTCAAGAATCTTCCGATTATTTTCCTGAGAGGGGCCTTCGAAGCCTTCGATGTCGATGATGAGGAAACGGCCGGCCGGGCCGTCGTCGGCAAGCCGTTCGATTCGGAGAAGCTGGCCGTCGACGTCAGGGATATGATCGACGGGGCCATGACGCCGCCGTCTCTGCCGGAGGAGCCGGATTTCGACGAAGGAAAAGGCCCGGCGGATCTGGAACAACGCATCCTCGCTCTGATCCGGCAAGAAATCCCGGCCCTCGAAAACAGAATTGAAAAAAGATTGAGCGCCCGCAGGATAATTCCGGACGATCCCGCGCGACGGCGGAGACGCGGCTGA